The genomic segment CACCAGTTGTGCGGCATCTGGTTCTGGTTCAGCTCCGGGAGCAGCTCGTCGAAGTTGAGCACGCCCTCGCCGAACGGCGCGTGGGTCGAGGTCTCCTCGTCGTGCAGCGTGCCATCCGAGTCAATCAGATGCACGTGGTTGATCTTGCCGCGCAGCTTCTGTGCCAGTTCCAGGCAGCCGCCCGGCAGCGTCTCCTTCTCCCCCGGCTGCCGCGCGCCGACGGCGGCGACCATGTGGCCGTGGCAGGTGTCGAACTGTACGCCGAAGTTGTCGCTGTTGACCTCTTCGACAATGCGCAGAATGTCCGAGGGCTTGTTGAAGGCGAAGCCGGGCTCGAACTCCCAGGTCATGTAGACGCCCCGGTCGCCGGCCGCCCGCGCGCAGTGCTGCCAGGCCCGGACGACGTTACCACGGGCGACCTCGGGGTCAACCTGGTCGAAGATCGTGGGGGGCTGGACGGTGTCCACGCGGATGCCCTGGATGCCCAGGTCCGCACAGAAGTCCAGGTTCTTGCGGAAGGCCTCCAGGTAGTCGGAGGTGTCGTCGGTGTCAATCAGGTGCTCGCCCCACAGGTTCGCCGCCAGGCCGGAAAAGCGCAGGCCGAGGCCGGCCAGTTGCTCCTTGCACGCCGCGCGCTGGTCGGCGGTCGGCATGTCGTCGGGATTGGGATGGGGCGGGAAGCCGCCCAACTCGACGCCCTGGAAGCCCAGATCCCGCAGAGTCGTGATGACTTCACCCCACGGCACCGGATGATCGGCGTACGGCCCGATCGAGTACGCCCACGAACCGATGGAAATGTCCTTCATGCTCATGCGCCTCCTCGGTGACTGACAGAACCATTCGTCTCATTCCGCATCGCCGGCCCCTTCCCCTTCCCGTCTGCAGCGCCGCGCGCGGAGGGTTCCGCGCCGCAGCCACCGAACAATGGGGTGGCATCCCCATGCCGCAGACCGAGAGAGAGTGATGACCGTGCGCACCCCGTGGCTCCCTGTCGTGGCCGTGATCCTGTGCTGTGTCGCCGCCTCCGCCGCCCTGGCCGAGCACCAGAGCTTCCCGCTCGAGACCCTGCAGACAGCCGCCTGTCGCGTCTCGGGCGGCAAGGTCGTGCTGGGCGAGTGGTTCGACATGGGCGCGGGGCCGGGCCTGGCCATGGAGGCCGAGGCGGCGGTGGACCTGGTGGCCGACCCGGCGGACGGCCTGGCCGACGCGGAGTGCTCGGGCGGGCGCTGCGTGGTCAGAGTGGATCGCGCGCTTTTCCCGATCAACGTCACGCGGGCCGGGCGCTACCGGCGCTGGATACGGGGGTTCTTCCCCAAGGGCGGCGGCTGGGTGCACAGCGAGTCCCTGGACTACGGCTCTCCGCAGTGGCACACCGATTGCGACGGCGACACAGCCGGGCGGTGGGTGTGGGTGGCGGGGCCGGTGTACGACCTGTCGGCCGGGGTGCACCTGCTGTGGCTGCACAACTGGCACGGCGGCGCGAAGCTGGACAAGGTGGTGCTGCTGCCCGAGGGCGCAGCCGCGCCCGAAGGCGTGGGACCGGCGGTGACGCCGCGTGCCCCCGCGCGCGCGGGCTGGGTGCTGACGCCCCAACTGGCGACCCCCGGGTTGACCGGCAAGCCCCAGGCGCAGTGGCCGGTCGAGACCGGTGGGGGCCAGGCCGGCTTCGCGATCTCGCTCGACAGCGGCAAGAACTGGCAGCCCCTCGGCAGTGCTGTCGCGGCGCCGGGCGCCGCGGCCCTCGTGCTCCGAGCGGCCCTGTCGGCGGGGGCCGCCGGCGCCGGCCCGGCCCTGGGTGCCCCGAGTGTGGACTACACGATTGACGCCCGGGCCTTCATCGCCCTGGAGAACGCCGACGTGCGCGCGCTGTTCCTGCGCACGACCGGCGGCCTGGTGGACCTGCTGAACAAGCGGACCGGCGTGCACTGCCTTAGTGGCGGCTCGGCCGCACCGCCCTTCGAGCTACGGCAGTTGCCGGCCGGCGAGAAGAAGCCGGTGGCGCTCGTGCCCGAGCAGTTGCACCTGGTGTCGCTGCAGAACACACCCACCAGCCTGACAGCGCGCTATGTCGTGGCGGAGCGGGCGCGGGCGGAGCTGCGGGTGGCGCTCAGCGGGGCGGAGCTGACCTGGACGCTGGAGGTGGACAATTCATCCGACCTGGATATCGTCGAGGTCGCCTGCCCGCATGTCCGGGGCGTGCAACTGGGGCCGGTGTCTACCGATGATCTGCTGATTACGCCCAACTGGCAGGGCGGCGTCGAGACATCCGATCCCGTCCACGCCAACGGCGGCAGCGTCCGCTACCCCTGCGGCGGCGGCGCGGCGTGGCTCGACCTGTACGAGCGCACCCCCGCCCAGGGGCTGTACCTGTCGGCCCACGACCCGAGCCTGATGGGCTGCGTGCTGGACGCCCGGTCGGAGGCCGACACGGGCACGCTGACCTTCAGCGTCACGAAATGGGCGCATGTCAGGCCGGGGAAGCGCTGGACGACCCCGCCGGCGGTCATCGGCGTCCACACGGGCGACTGGCACGTCGCGGCCGATGCCTACCGGACCTGGGCCCAGACGTGGCTGCACCGGCCCACGCCGCCCGAATGGGTGCGTGAAGCGGACGGCTGGTATGGGCTCGTGGTCAGCGCCGACAGCAGCCGTGTGCCCTTCCGTGACATGCCGCAGGCCCTCAAGCGGGCCCGCGACCTGGGCACGAACTACATCCAGGTCTGGGGGCAGATGACCGGCGGGTCGAACTGCGACTCGCTGCCGTACCCGAATCCCGTGCTGGGCAGCCTGGACGAGTTCAGGGCCGCCATCGCCGAAGTGCAGCGTTGGGGCGGGCACATCACGTTCTATGTCTCCAGCCAGTTCTGGAAGGTCAAGGCGCGCGACGGGGACAGTGTGGGCTCGACGCCGCGCAGCATGATACCGGCCTCGGTCCCGATCTGGAACTGGGACGAATGGCGCGCCTACGCCACCCGCGGCTATGGCGGGGAGTTCTCGGGCGACACGAAGCTGACGGAGGCCGAGCAGCAGCGCTACGAGACGCCGTGGGCGCGCACCATCCTGTGCCCGTACACCGACGCCTGGGCCAACCAGCACCTGCTGGGCTGGACCGTGAAGCAGTATGGCGCCAACTATGGGGCCAGCGGCATCTACCTGGACGAGACATGCGCGGCGGGCGAGCGCATGTGCGTTGCGGCCAACCATGGGCACGAGCACCACGGCATCTGGGGCGCCTCGTTGACCCGCGACATGCAGCGCATGGTCACCGAGGGCCGCAAGCGCGACCCAAACTGGATGTTCGCCATGGAGGGCTGCGGCGACGCGGTCGGGCAGTGGGCCGACGTGAACCTGATCTCGCCGGCTTCGGCCAAGAAGAAGGGCCAGTGGGGCGCCAATCGCCGCTTTGCCCCGGAGGTCTTCCACTACACCTTCCCCGACTACCTCCTCTACGATGGCATCGCCAACGGCACCTACGGCATCTCAGCCGAGGAGACGTTCCTCAATGTTCACCTGCACGGCAACCGCTACGACGCCTTCTCGGTCGAGCCGGCCAAGCCCCTGGTGGCGCTGCGCCAGAAGGTCAAGCAGGTGCTGTATCGCGCCCGCTTCATGGACAATGTGGGCCTGACGGTCAGCGACCCGGCCGTACAGGCGAAGCTCAACACCCTCAAGGATGCGCGCAACGATGTCCGCCTCGTCAACCTCGTGAACGTGCCGGGGCAGGACGGGGTAACCGTGACCGTCCGTGACGTGCCCGCCGGCGAGGTTCGGGGGTACTACTTCGATGTCGAGGGCCGGGAAGGGCCGGTCAAGGTGCAGACCGGCGCCGACGGGGTAAGCTTCACTGCGCCGTTGGGCAAAGCCAGCAGCGTACTGCTGGCGGGGCGCTGCGAGCCGCTGGTCCGGCCGGCCGTGGCGTCGGTCGTGGCGGGCGAGAGCGGCCAGATTGCCGTGACGCTCACCAACCCCGGCGCACGGCCGATCACGGGGAAGCTCAGCCTCCAGGAGGCCCTGCCGGACCTCAACGCCGCGCCGGTCACCGTCACGGTCCCGGCGGGCAGCTCAGTCGCTGCTGCCGTTCCTCTGCGCACCGCCGCCAGGGCCGAGCGCCGCTGTCGGTCCGGCCACGTGCTCTTCACCGCCCCGAACACGAGCGTGCGGCGGCCTGTAGACGTGCTGGTGACCAGTCCCTTCGAGGTGTCGGCAGGCTTGCGGGGGGCGCGGCTGACGCTGACACTGCGCAACCTGGGGCGCACCGCACGCGAAGGCACCGTGACGGTCACCGGCGGCCCGTTGGCGGCGCTGCAGCAGGCGTTCAGCCTCGCGCCCGAGCGGGAGGCGGCGCTGACCTTCGAGGCCCCGGCGCTGGCGGAGCTGCGGCAGGTCACGCCCTGCCAGGCGGCGATCAGCTCCGAGGGAACCACCGACACGCAGAGCTTCTCCCTGCGTCCACTGGTGCTCAACGGGGGGTTCGAGGAGCCCGGGGCCGAGGGCCGGCCGGGCGGCTGGGGTTGCCAACACGGGGAGATGGTGAGCACCGACGGCGAGGCGGCCGAAGGGCAGCGCTGCCTGAAGCTGCAGGGCAAGCCCGGCCTGTTCGTCGAGGCCGACCAGGTGATCCCAGTCCAGACCGGCCAGAGCTACACGATGCGCTGCCGCATGAAGCGCACCCCTGGCCGGGCGGGGTCGCTGGGCCCGGCGGTGGTGCTCTTCCTGAAGCGGGGGCCGGAACGCTACGTGCGCCTGCCGAAGGTGTCGAAGCTGCCGGACGACCAGTGGAACGACTACGCCGCCGACTTCACCGTCGGCGAGGACGTGGCCCGCGTTGCCATCTACCTGTACAACGTGGATAGCGAGGCGACCGTCTGGTACGACGCGGTGACCGTGGAATAGGGGAGGCGTAGCCCGGGGTACCTGACCGTGGGGCCCGGCGCACACGACGCGCCACCCACGGCCTGTGCTCGCCCGTAGCGCGGGTGGCCTCGCCCGCGCTATCCATACCGGTGGGCGCGGACGGCGTCGTGGAAGGCCACGATGGCCTCCCAGGAGACCTCGTCGGTGAGGGTGTGGCAGGGGGCGGCGAGGTAGCCTCCGCCGGGGGCCATGACGGCCAGCGTGTCGCGCACGCCGGCGATGACCTGCTCGGGTGTCGTGCGCGCCAGGACGCTCTGCGCCCCCACCCCGCCCCAGAAGGCCAGGTCGCGCCCGTACTCGCACTTGAGGAACGGCAGGTCCATCGCCTCGGCCTGCACCGCCTCCAGCACGTCCACCCCGATCTCAATCAGGTCCGGGATCAGCGGCGTCACGTGCCCGCAGCAGTGGAAGGCGATCTTGACGGGCGCGAGGGCCCGGACATGGGCGACGATGCGCTCGTGGCGCGGGCGGTACCACTGGCGATACTGCGCCGGGCTCATCACGAGCGAGCGCTGGGTGCCCAGGTCGTCACCGATCCACACGATATCCACTCCCGCCGCCGCGTACGCGCCGTACAGCGCGCACTTCCACTCCGTGATCTCATCCAGGAGCGACGCGAAGCCGCGCGGGTCCTCGTAGGGGGCGATGAGCGTCTCGGCGTCGCCGATCCAGTGCTTGGCCTGCTCGAAGACGCCGCAGAAGTAGCCGCCGGCTACGGCCAACCCGCGCTCGTGCAGGCGCGTGGCCGCTGCTCTCGTGGCGCCGAGCGCTTCGGGGGTGGGGAGGGGAGTGCGGTCGCCGGGCTCGCCGGAGGCCTCCGGCAGGGCCAGCGATACGTAGCGCACATCGTGGCCGAAGTAGTCGGCGAACTCGACCGGGCCCGCCTCGGCCTGCAGCCGCGCCATTGCCTCGGGGGAGGGCCGCAGGTTGTACGGCACGCGGTCGGCTTCCTCGTGGCGCAGGGCTGTCAGCACGCGCTCGCGTGGCGTCATGGTCACTCCTGGTCCATGTCACCGCGACGCTGCGTCAGGCGCTGGCGGCGCCGCTCCCGACGGCGCTGCTCGCGCTTCGAGCCGCCGAAGGGTCCGCCCTTGATGCCGCCGTCGGTGATGTGGCGGTAATGGATGGGGTTGCGCCCCAGGACCGGCTTGCGGCCCTGCTTCCGTCTGCCCGTACGCATGACGTCCCGTCCCACTGCCCCAAGGTGCGCGCGCCGCCGACAGCGAAGCCTATGTCACTGCGACGCCCCGCACAAGGATGGCACTCACATGGCCGACACAGAGCGCTTTGGCGTGTCCATGGATGGCGACCTGCTCGCCGCCTTCGACCAGCGCATCGAGCAAGCCGGCTACCCCAACCGCTCCGAGGCGATCCGCGACCTCGTCCGCGACTACCTGGTCGAGCAGCGGATACAGGCCCCCGACGCCCACGTCATCGGCACCGTCACGATCATGTACGACCACCACTCCCGGCTGCTGGGCGAGCGCCTGACCGACCTGCAGCATGACCACCACGACGCCATCCGCTGCACCACCCATGTCCACCTGGATGCGCACAACTGTGTCGAGGTGATCGTGCTGTCGGGGACCTCCGCGCAGGTTCGTGAGATCGCCGAGGGGCTCATCAGCACGCGTGGCGTCCAGCACGGGCGGCTGGTGATGACCGCGCCGCAGTAGCTACATGAGGGGTCTGTCCCCGCACGGTCGACGGAGCCGACCGCAGGGGGCTGACCCCGGCGCAGCCAGTCTCGGGCAATCGGGTCAGCCCCCTGCGGGCCGATGCGACCGGCCCTCCGGGGACAGACCCCGCGCGCTACTCCAGGCGGCCCGCTCGCAACAACAGGACGCGGTCGGCATACCGGTCCACGGCCGGGTCGTGCGTCACCAGCACAATGGTCTTCCCCGCGCGGTGCAAGTCGGCCAGGCAGTCCATGACCACCCCGCCGGTCTCCGTGTCCAGGTTCCCGGTTGGTTCGTCGGCCAGCAGCAGCCACGGGTCATTGATGAGCGCCCGAGCGATGGCCGTGCGCTGCCGCTCCCCGGTGCTCAGCTCCGCCGGGCAGTGATCCAGGCGGTCCTGCAGGCCGAAGCGCTCCAGTAGCTCCAGGGCGCGGACCCTCGGATCCTGCCGTCGGGCGCGCATCCCATCGCTACCAACGTGGCTGAGCAGTCTACCCGGCAGGATCACGTTCTCGAGGACCGACAGGTACGGGACGAGGTGGAACATCTGGAAGACGAAGCCGACGTTCCGGGCGCGGAAGCGCGAACGGCCCTGGCCGCCGAGAGCATAGAGGTCCTCGCCGCGCACCGTCACCGTCCCCGCCGTGGGCCGGATCATGCCGGCGATGGTCAGCAGGAGCGTGGACTTGCCGCTGCCGCTGGGGCCGCGCACGGCCACGAAATCACCTTCGGCGACCTCCAGGTCCATGCCGTCGAGGGCCCGTACCGGCCCGTGACGCCCCTGGAACGTCTTGCTCACGCCCACGAGGCGAACCACATCATTCCTCCATCAGCGTCCGGGCCGGGTCTTGCGTGACGGCCACCATGGCCGGCAGCAGACTCGCCAGCGCCGTGATCGCCACGCAGCCCAGAACTGTGCGCGGCAGCAAGTCCACGGCCGGCTTGACCTTGGCGAACGTCAGCTTGAAGATGTCCGCGCCATACGCCCCCGCCAGCCACGTCCCCACGGCAAAGCCGAGCAGTGCGCCCAGCGCGCCGATCAGCACCGCGCGCCCCAGGAACAGCACGGCCACGTGCCCCGAGCCGAACCCGAGCGCCCGCAGCACACCGATCTCCTGCCGCCGCTCCCGCACGTTCAGCCAGGCCAGCAGCGCCACCCACAGGGCGGCAGTGAGCACCACCGTGCCGACCACGACGCCGGCGTTCTGCTCGACCATCTGGCGTGTCTCCACGCGCGCCGTAGCGATGGTGCGCAACTCCGTGACGTACGTGTCTGGCAACACCTTGGCAATGCGCCCGCGGAGGATGGACAGCGCCCCGCCCGTGCAC from the bacterium genome contains:
- a CDS encoding sugar phosphate isomerase/epimerase; the protein is MKDISIGSWAYSIGPYADHPVPWGEVITTLRDLGFQGVELGGFPPHPNPDDMPTADQRAACKEQLAGLGLRFSGLAANLWGEHLIDTDDTSDYLEAFRKNLDFCADLGIQGIRVDTVQPPTIFDQVDPEVARGNVVRAWQHCARAAGDRGVYMTWEFEPGFAFNKPSDILRIVEEVNSDNFGVQFDTCHGHMVAAVGARQPGEKETLPGGCLELAQKLRGKINHVHLIDSDGTLHDEETSTHAPFGEGVLNFDELLPELNQNQMPHNWWTIDLCFWPNAWDVTRQCKAAVDVLNAKYG
- a CDS encoding DUF6259 domain-containing protein, giving the protein MTVRTPWLPVVAVILCCVAASAALAEHQSFPLETLQTAACRVSGGKVVLGEWFDMGAGPGLAMEAEAAVDLVADPADGLADAECSGGRCVVRVDRALFPINVTRAGRYRRWIRGFFPKGGGWVHSESLDYGSPQWHTDCDGDTAGRWVWVAGPVYDLSAGVHLLWLHNWHGGAKLDKVVLLPEGAAAPEGVGPAVTPRAPARAGWVLTPQLATPGLTGKPQAQWPVETGGGQAGFAISLDSGKNWQPLGSAVAAPGAAALVLRAALSAGAAGAGPALGAPSVDYTIDARAFIALENADVRALFLRTTGGLVDLLNKRTGVHCLSGGSAAPPFELRQLPAGEKKPVALVPEQLHLVSLQNTPTSLTARYVVAERARAELRVALSGAELTWTLEVDNSSDLDIVEVACPHVRGVQLGPVSTDDLLITPNWQGGVETSDPVHANGGSVRYPCGGGAAWLDLYERTPAQGLYLSAHDPSLMGCVLDARSEADTGTLTFSVTKWAHVRPGKRWTTPPAVIGVHTGDWHVAADAYRTWAQTWLHRPTPPEWVREADGWYGLVVSADSSRVPFRDMPQALKRARDLGTNYIQVWGQMTGGSNCDSLPYPNPVLGSLDEFRAAIAEVQRWGGHITFYVSSQFWKVKARDGDSVGSTPRSMIPASVPIWNWDEWRAYATRGYGGEFSGDTKLTEAEQQRYETPWARTILCPYTDAWANQHLLGWTVKQYGANYGASGIYLDETCAAGERMCVAANHGHEHHGIWGASLTRDMQRMVTEGRKRDPNWMFAMEGCGDAVGQWADVNLISPASAKKKGQWGANRRFAPEVFHYTFPDYLLYDGIANGTYGISAEETFLNVHLHGNRYDAFSVEPAKPLVALRQKVKQVLYRARFMDNVGLTVSDPAVQAKLNTLKDARNDVRLVNLVNVPGQDGVTVTVRDVPAGEVRGYYFDVEGREGPVKVQTGADGVSFTAPLGKASSVLLAGRCEPLVRPAVASVVAGESGQIAVTLTNPGARPITGKLSLQEALPDLNAAPVTVTVPAGSSVAAAVPLRTAARAERRCRSGHVLFTAPNTSVRRPVDVLVTSPFEVSAGLRGARLTLTLRNLGRTAREGTVTVTGGPLAALQQAFSLAPEREAALTFEAPALAELRQVTPCQAAISSEGTTDTQSFSLRPLVLNGGFEEPGAEGRPGGWGCQHGEMVSTDGEAAEGQRCLKLQGKPGLFVEADQVIPVQTGQSYTMRCRMKRTPGRAGSLGPAVVLFLKRGPERYVRLPKVSKLPDDQWNDYAADFTVGEDVARVAIYLYNVDSEATVWYDAVTVE
- the nikR gene encoding nickel-responsive transcriptional regulator NikR, with protein sequence MADTERFGVSMDGDLLAAFDQRIEQAGYPNRSEAIRDLVRDYLVEQRIQAPDAHVIGTVTIMYDHHSRLLGERLTDLQHDHHDAIRCTTHVHLDAHNCVEVIVLSGTSAQVREIAEGLISTRGVQHGRLVMTAPQ
- a CDS encoding ABC transporter ATP-binding protein is translated as MVRLVGVSKTFQGRHGPVRALDGMDLEVAEGDFVAVRGPSGSGKSTLLLTIAGMIRPTAGTVTVRGEDLYALGGQGRSRFRARNVGFVFQMFHLVPYLSVLENVILPGRLLSHVGSDGMRARRQDPRVRALELLERFGLQDRLDHCPAELSTGERQRTAIARALINDPWLLLADEPTGNLDTETGGVVMDCLADLHRAGKTIVLVTHDPAVDRYADRVLLLRAGRLE